TACACCAGAGCAGAGATGTAATCCTCCTTTCCAGGAGAAGTCTTTGCATATGGGACATCACAGATGGCAGACCTACTGTCAAAGCCACCATTTCAGGGAGCTGTGCATACAGAATCagtcagaatcacagaatgggtcaggctggaaggatATCTGGTCCAACTTCCCTGCTCAAGCACGACCACCCTAGAggacatggcacaggattgcatccacACAGTTCTTGAATCTCTCAggtgagggagactccacaacccctttgggcaatctgttccagtgtgcagtcacctgcacagtaaagaaattcttcctcgTGTTCAGGTGGAACCTTGTCACCCTCCCTTAGGATACTTCTAGACATAGGTGAGGTCACCTATCAATTGTGTCTTTAGGCATCTGCAGGAAGAATGTTCTCCAAGATTCCGTGCCTGGAGGCAGTGTACCTGGCAGTTCCCAAAGTGGAGTCACTTAAATTATGTTGGACCCTACATGACAGGTGGTCAGACCCTGAGCTCTGCTAGGACCAAGCCTAAACCAGGTACAGGTTCAGGAAGTACTTCAAAGGTTTCTTCCCtagaagaatcacagaatcaatggggttggaagggatctctggagatcacctactccaatccccctgccaagGCAAGGGTCACCTAAAGCATGTGGCACAGGAACGTGTCCAGGTGCGTTTTGAATACCTCCAGAACGGAGACTCTGTGACTTCCCTaagcagcctgtcccagtgctctgccactcTCAGTGtaaaattcttcctcatgtcgAGGTGAAACTTGTGTTTATGGTCTTTGCTCCTCCTACTACCGCTAAGAATCACTGAAAATTGATTCTTGGCATCtgcctttgagatatttatattCATTAATGAAATCCCCGCTCAGTcgtctcttctccagactgaacaggcCCAGTTCCTGCAGTCTCTCCTCATGAGAAACAtgctccagaccccaaatcacctttgtggcctcctctggaccccTTCCAGTATCTCCGTGTTTTTCTTGAGCTGTGGAGCTCAGAGTTGAACACAGCAGATGAGATACGGCCTTACCAGGGCTGAGTACAGGGGGCAGGATCACCTCATCGACCTACTGGCAGTGCTCTTCCGAATGCATCCCAGGATTCCGCTGGCGTGGGTGCAACGCAAGGGCACACCGCCGGCTGGAAAAACGGGCCGGCAGTAGCCTGTGAGAAATCGGGGACAAAGGACCCGTCGTAGCGCTCGGCGCATCGAGCAGACCgcgctccctccctcccgccgcCAACCCCGAGCGCGGGCCCTGTCGCGACCCGCCCCCTATCGGGCCTCCGCCCTCCCGCGCCGGCACCGCCGCCGGCCGCGCGCACGGCGCGGAGtgcggcccggccccggcggcggcggagaaatggcggcggcggtggcggtGGCGCGGTGGTGTCCGGGCGGGCGGTGGGcgctgtgcctgtgcctgtgcgCGGCGCTGCTGCCGCGGCCGGCACGGGGCCTCACCGACCGCCTCTACTGCGGCCGCCGAGTCTGCTACGAGGTGCTGGGCGTCAGCCGGCAGGCCAGCAAGGCGGAGATCGCCCGCGCCTACCGGCAGCTCGCCCGCCAATACCACCCCGACCGCTACCGCGGGGAGGCCGCGGGCGGCGAGGGCAGCGGGTCGCAGGCGGCGCACGAGAAGTTCCTGCTCATCGCCGCCGCCTACGAGACCCTCAAGGTGAGAGAGCGGGACCGCCGCCGCGGCCGGAGCCGCTCCGGTAAGCAgtcagggaggggaggagaaacACCCCGAAAAAGCCTCCTTCCGTAGCCAGCCCGAGAGTGCGGGAAAGAGGATGGAGTGCTCTTGAAAATCCTTCTGTGTCTAGAACGCgttcttttcaaatttatttattttatttatttatttataacgAACCGACTAGGCTTTATCTTGGAGGTATACCTTTAAAAGTAGCAGTGACTCGAGTAGCATATGGGGTCTGTAAGGGAAGGTTTCTTAGGGCAAAGCATGTGTGACTTGGCAAAGATGGAACGCAGGAATGGAAGGAGACGTGTAAGTGTTTTAAGGCTGCAAGGGATTAGAAAAGGGAACTTTTTTTTGCGAGGCGGAAGGGGGGACGGAGTTTGAAAGGAATTCAGTTGAGTTTCGCAAaattatatttcccctcccGCAATTACATGGgggaaaattatgaaaaactcagaaaacaTTCGAACAATGAGGTTTTGAATTTGCCTTCCATTGGAGAGATTCCATAGCCCTGTAAACTAATTCCTTTAAGTTTTGTAAAACAATTTCCTACTAGGTTCTTAATCTGAAAATCTTTTCCTGAGCAATACTTATTAACACCAGTCCAGCTGGACTTCCCATTCTGAAGTTAAACAAGTTACTCTCTGGATTTTAGTTGCTTGTCTATTTTCTAGTTTTAAATGCCTTTGCACAGCACCTGCTTATTCATTTTACGACTAAACATGTAATATGTGCATGGGCAGATAAGTGCGAGAACAAATTAATAGAGAATATGAGTAAACAACTAATTTCCTCTATGTTTCATACTCCCTTGGGCTGCCACCAGTTTTACAGAGGCATGGTCCTTAATGAGTTGTAAAGCACATGTACAATAGAGCAAGTGAAAGCAGGAATTTAAACCTGAATGAGTTCTTCATGTCATCCTGCAGGATGAAGAAACACGTAAAGATTATGACTACATGCTGGATCATCCTGAAGAGTATTACAGGCATTACTACCACTACTACCGTAGGAGACTGGCACCTAAAGTAGACGTCACAATAGTGATCCTAGTTACAGTGTGTGCCATCTCCGTGTTTCAGGTAAAATTTCACGTTTACATTGTACTGCTCTGTGAGTTTCTGGACAAGAAGAGAAGTAGTGGCAGCTCTCATAACGTACCATTTAATAAAAAGTGTCAGTGAAGAGCCCTGTTCCTCTATGCTGTGGTTCAGGTCTATGTGGTGTCcataaaaagcagatttttgacTGCCCTTGGTACCTTGAACAAAGGTAGAGAttagtttcttttaattttgttgagACAAGGTGCAtcttttctgaataatttaCTCAGTTCTTCCTGGCAGGCTCAGAGTAGCTCAGGCAGGACTAGTGCCCAAAACAAAGTATGTCAGCTTGTCAAGATCCATAcgtaaattaaaaaaaaaaaaaaaaaaaaaaaaaaacagactagCAAACTGAATTCAAGACTCAATTCAGATTATAGGACTGAATATCAGGAGTTTACTAAACTTGTGTGAATCTTGCATTGCGGTGTATTTTAAACACCACATTGATGAAGTCAGGAGAGAAGCAAATTCAGTTCAGCAGAGTTTACTCTGAAGGTGGTACATCCAAGGCCAAGAAAACCCCCTGTGTTTTAGATGAAAAAGCTTGTGCTGTTGCTGACAAGAGCACAAAAGTTCATAACTTCTCTTTAGGATCTTTTAAATCACTGGTTcaaaacatcattaaaaataCCCAAGAAATTTAAGAGATGAAGATATAGCTTATGCTGTGGTACAGGCAGCTCAGTGTTTAGTGGGATATTGGAAGTTAGAATAAAAAGTATGTTGATCAGAATTTGAGAGCTTGGAATAATAAATTCTAATAGCATATTCAGCCAAATACCTCATTTATCTTCAGATTTAGTAGTGGCAAAGTTTCATTTCATgtcttatttcttattttctctgcaaGTGCAGACACTCACTTTCCTGGAGTCCCAACTGCAAAATGCTTCTAAATTCAGTGTAAGCATCTGTGTAAACTGGTTTGCCCATCTTGCTTTCTGTTGTTTCTGCTTCTTGGCGTTTGCTAAGGTTGTATAGTGGGTTTATGTCTGCGCTTGGTCTTGCTAAATGGTGTGAGATGCGTCATGGTTAAAAACGTTGTGTCAGTGAGACACGCTTGGATGTCCCAAGAATGAAAGTGAGCTGCtaactttttccttctttgcctaTCTAGTTTCTTCTACGTTTTCCATGCCTCATCTCAGGTCATTTACAAGACCCTAGACAGGAATAACATCATCTCTCAGCTAGTTCTTGTGCTTCTTCTGTCTTCAGAAGGAAGCATTCTCAGGGTTGTGCTGTACAGGCctaggagctggacttgatgatcattGTGAGTCTCTTCCAATTCAGgatgttctatgattctgtgttcATCCAGGCAATACATTTCTGATTTGttgtctgggttttttctttccccactcCCTTGAAATCCAGCGTGTAGCTGGCAATCAGAGAGGTATGTTGAGTCTTGTATAGTAGACGCTGCCAGAGTAATGAGATTGTCACATACTTAGTCGATGTTCAGTGAACTGTTTTAAATGGGTAACAATTTTACACTTAAATATTCATATACTATTTATACTAGTTcctatatttataaatataaccAGAGGGGCTTCTGAGAatggctggcacagcctggtaTTAACTTGCAGGAGATTGCCATCTACTCAGGAACAAAGCTGTTCAGAACAGTGTCTTCTTGGCCTTCCTTGTCATCATAAATTGAGATACACTTGTATACATCCATTTTCCAGGTGCTTCACTGAGTCTGGAGGGATAGCTTCTGTGATACCACAGAACTACTGTTAGCTTCACTTTTTGCTCTTACTGTAATATAACTGTGTTTAAAAGTGTGTGACAgcattacttttttcttttcctggcaaACCTCCAGATAGGAGTGTGTCTGtattaaaacatgatttttacttttactgTTCTTAAATTACAGTTCTTCAGCTGGTGGAGTAGTTACAATGAAGCTATCAACTACTTAGCATCTGTGCCAAAATACCGTATACAAGCTACTGAGATTGCCAGGCAACAAGGTTTACTCAACAAGActaaagaaaaaggcaagaacAGGAGATCTAAAGAAGAAATTcgtgaagaggaggaagaaattatcaaagacattattaaaaataaaatagatataAAGGGTGGTTATCAGAAACCCAAAATATATGATATCCTTCTATTTCAGATCCTTCTTGCTCCTTTTTACTGGTGCAAATACATAGTTTGGTACTTTTGGTGGATTTATTGTTTTACTATTAAAGGGCAAGAGTATGGTGTGGAAGAGAAGTTGTATATCATACGAAGGTTCATGAAAATGTCTCAGTCTCAGTTTGACAGTCTGGAAGATCATCAAAAAGAGACCTTTCTTGAACGGCAACTGTGGATACGAGAAAACTATGAGGTGGGTAGTGATACTGAAATCAGCTAGGAAATAAACTTTCTAACACAACTTGAAGTATTAGAAAGCAGGCATTCTTTATTACGACACTGGACACACCCCAAGGATATGTCCTCTAATTAAATATATGTCATGAAACTTTACAGTGGAGTATTTATTCCATCATGATCATACATATTCATTCAATATACTTCTTAACTAATATATAAACATTACTTTTCCTAGAGCTAATTTGCATGCATCCAAGTCCTGCTTGGTTCTTGGAAGTCCTTTTATGGTTCTAGAGGCTTGTCTGAAGGGGTCTCTGATGATTGTATTGACTGAGTGCTTCAATATTACAGGTGTCCTTTCCTTGAACTTCAGGCACGTGCTGTTGCTTCTTGTTACATGCAAAAACACCACTGTTTTCCTTATTATCTGTTCATCCACTGGATCCAGCTACTTTGACATACCTTTTTTTGCTAATTAGTCTTTAAGGTCTATCCAGCAGCTTCAGGGACGCTGaaaatttctcttctctgtgttATTTATCAGTAGCCCTGGTGGAAAAACTAATGTTGGTTATCCAGCAGTCCCAGAGCAGTATTAACAGTGTGCTCTTATGGTAGGTTGAAGACTATTGTCTGTTCTCCAAACAGTAATAATTTGTAATAAGTATTACCCAGATTGTCTAAAACTCCTATTTCATCAGTCTTCTAAGCTGTTAATTCCTGGCTCAGACtgttttgattgtttgtttgttattgttttggtttgttttcccatCTGTCCTTTGATAGTTCTTTGGCCTGTGGAGAGTCATAGACTGTTCTTGCAGTGCTGTATACCTATTCAGGTAGGCATGGCATAAAAACTACCATTAGGCACAACTTCTGCTCTTGCCACGGATAGTCAATAAATTAATAGTCAATACTAGATAGTCactatgtaatttttaaaaattctgtgagAGCAGAGAAAGAACATTAGCCACAGCATGGATTTTTCAGTCCAGAATTATTTGGGATGCTGAGGCATGGCATGTTGACAGCACCCTTCTGTTATTCCACAGAGGTGCATCTGTGGGCCATTTTGATGGGAGgtttctaaagaaaaacatgagaaTGTGCACTTAGTCTGCTTAAGGGGTTATGGAGTtggtgctgctgttctgcaTATGCTGGGGAAAGAGATGGGATGATGGCAGGACACCAAAGATAAGAGAATGTTTTCTAGAAAACCCATCCTAGCTGAGCAGATATACATGCCTAGCAGCTAATCCTTTCCTTACATTAACAcctattttaacattttcctcTTCAAGTTTGTAGGGTAATTCACCCTTGCCTCTTTTGAAGAAACAATCTGAAGTTGAAAGACTGAGTAATGCTGCTAGTTAAAGCAGATGTTAATATGGAAAAAGATTGGATAGATATCCTGTAGTAGGGAAAAACTGCCCTAGTTTCTCATCCATGCAGTTTTTAACTAAGGATGTTTTGGTCACTGAATGTGAAAGAGCTGTATTTGCCACAAGTGAAGTGTTTTTAGCTCACACTTGTCTCCTGTAGTGGCCAGCAGTTCATTTTCTGTAACAAATACATGACAGCTGAACCTGTATAGTAATATTTATCCATCATATTCTGCAGCTTTGTGactttttgaaaaggaaatggtGTCTTTGTAGGTAACTGCTTCAATGAGTTTTACTTGGTCACTTGTATGCAATGAAGTTTTCAGTCTCTGCTGTGCTATCTGGTCATGAGGTCATCAATACTTGAAGAAGGTGGTAGAAGAGGATTTTTTTGAAACCACCTGGACTCCTGCTCATTCCACTATTACAGAAAATGGAGAATAATCATGCTTTATTCTGTTCTTGTGCTAGCTGTGCTTTTGTGTACTACTGCCATATCCTTACTTGAAATGAAGTCATGTATTTTCTAGGCTGAAAAATAATGCTGTAGTGTTTCTCCCCAAAAGTTTGTCTGTTCCTTCATCACTGGAGATGTCTATCTATATGTTGTTCAGTTTTCTGGTGTTTTAGGATGGGACAAACAGGAATTCAGTACACAGGGACATCATAGAGCTCCacaatatttttactgtttcctaATGGTTCTTAAAACCTTTATGATCACTGAGCATTGAGTTTGTGTATTCATGTAGCCAtctataatatatttttaaaattttgttcatgCCTAGCGGAACTCTAAATTTAATTGGCCTTTGAGTCAGACTAAGTCACATGACACTGAGATGATAAAATCATGGATGGTTTTGAGATTTATGCTGGCTGCACCTACATAAACTGCCTTCTAGAATAAAAATGTAGATACTGTTGcattttcatggcttttttttttttttttagattattgACTTTGCTGTTAACTGTAGATTCCATTGCAGTAACAGAATATTTCTTGacagaatgtaattttttatcttttagtACTGTAAATACTGGATGCTGAGATAGTTGAGATATTCTCATCTTTGTTGAGAACCTTACTTGGGAACAAAAAGTCCCATAGTGCTATTCTGTTAGATGATGACTTTGAAAAGGGAGAACAGCTAAAATGAGCTGAACAGGTCCATTGAACAGTATGTGTGCTGAAAGGGACTCGCAAGGTTAGATTTTCAGAACATGAGCAGTTGCTTAGTGTGTATTTTGTTGAACTCATTGAGCATCTACTtctctagcaaaaaaaaaaagttttggagCTTACAGGAAGGTTGTTCTGCTCTCAGCAAAAACACAAAGCATCTTGGGCAGTAAGTAGTAGGCTCTTGGGCTGCAGGTCCTCCAACAGTTCGTGTTGGTCAGGGTCTGCTTCTGCACTGCAACTCAGTCTTTGGTAAGAACAATAAGCTGGCAAATGATTTAAGAATAAACACTTAGACCCTACTTGAGGCTCAATT
This sequence is a window from Vidua chalybeata isolate OUT-0048 chromosome Z, bVidCha1 merged haplotype, whole genome shotgun sequence. Protein-coding genes within it:
- the DNAJC25 gene encoding dnaJ homolog subfamily C member 25, which produces MAAAVAVARWCPGGRWALCLCLCAALLPRPARGLTDRLYCGRRVCYEVLGVSRQASKAEIARAYRQLARQYHPDRYRGEAAGGEGSGSQAAHEKFLLIAAAYETLKDEETRKDYDYMLDHPEEYYRHYYHYYRRRLAPKVDVTIVILVTVCAISVFQFFSWWSSYNEAINYLASVPKYRIQATEIARQQGLLNKTKEKGKNRRSKEEIREEEEEIIKDIIKNKIDIKGGYQKPKIYDILLFQILLAPFYWCKYIVWYFWWIYCFTIKGQEYGVEEKLYIIRRFMKMSQSQFDSLEDHQKETFLERQLWIRENYEVYKREQEEELKKKMAMDPRWKRYRRWMKNEGPGRLTFIDD